The sequence ACCTCTTCGGTGACCGCGTGTGCCGTGTAGTAGAGCTCGGGCGAAAGGCTGTTGAGCGTCAGGTTGATGGCGAACTCTTCCGGGTTGTCGCCGGACGCCGTCAGCGGATCGGCGAACTGCGCTGCCACCGAGCCCGCGGCCTGGCTGTCGACGGCGCCGAGCCGCGCCACAACCTGCAGGGGTAGCGCCGTGTTGGGATCCGGGTAGCTGGCCTCGGCGGCGTCGGTCCCGCTGGTGCTGGTGGCGCGAAATTCACTGATCTCGACGGCCACCGTGCCGGCGATGGACTTGATCTCACCCCGCGCCACGCCTGCCAGGCAGACCACGGACGCAATGGTGACAACGCCGAACACCCGCCTGTGCGCGTACATCGCTGCTCTCCTCAGAGGCTGCGGTGGCCGGGCAGACGCCGGACCGGACCACGGCCCCATAAAGGATAGGCCCGAAGCGGTCACAGGACAACGGGGCAGACAGGTCAGTGGCCGAGCTTCTCCCGCAGCCAGGCGCGGACGCCGTCCTTGCTGACACGCACCTGCGCGAGGCTGTCGCGGTCGCGGATCGTGACCGTGCCGTCCTTCAGCGTGTCGCCGTCAACCGTGACGCAGAAGGGGGTGCCGACCTCGTCCTGGCGGCGGTAGCGCCGGCCGATGGCGCCCTTGTCGTCATAGAACGCCGTCATGTGGCGTTTCACGTCGCGGTAGATCGCCTCGGCGATCTCGGGCATTCCTTCCTTGTTGACGAGGGGGAACACCGCGACCTTGGTCGGCGCGAGCTTGGGATGGAAGCGCATGAGCACGCGCGTCTCCATCTGGCCCTTGTCGTTGGGAGCCTGGTCCTCGGTGTAGGCCTCGCACAGGAACGCGAGCGTCGCGCGGTCGGCGCCGGCAGACGGCTCGATGACCGTCGGCAGGAAGCGGTAGGGCTCCTTGTTCTTCACGTCCTTCTGCTGGTCGGTGGGGAAGTTGGCCTTGTCGCGCTCCCAGGCGTCGTTGTCGAAGTACGTCAGGTCCTTGCCGCTGTGCTGCTGGTGCTGCGTGAGGTCGAAGCAGCCGCGGTGGGCGACGCCCTCCAGCTCCTGGAACTCCTCCGAGAATGGGAACATGTACTCGATGTCGGCGCAGGCTTTCGAGTAGTGGGCCAGCTCCTCCGGCCCCTGGTCACGCAGGCGGAGCTTCTCGCTCTTCAGCCCGAGGTTCACGTACCAGTTGTAGCGCACGTTGCGCCAGAATTCGTACCACTGCATCGAGTCGGCGGCGTGGCAGAAGAACTCGATTTCCATCTGCTCGAACTCGCGCGAGCGGAACGTGTAGTTGCGCGGGTTGATCTCGTTGCGGAACGACTTGCCGACCTGCGCGATGCCGAACGGGACCTTCACCCGCGTCGTGTCGAGGACGTTCTTGAAGTTGGCGAAGATGCCCTGGGCGGTTTCGGGCCGCAGAAAAGCCTTGGCGGAGGCGTCCTGCACCGCGCCGACGAACGTCTCGAACATCAGGTTGAACGCGCGCGGCTCGGTAAGGCTGCCCTGCGCATCACACGCTGGACATTTCAGCGTGGCGAGCTGCGCGTCAATTACGTCCTTGAACGGGATGGCCTCGACGACCACCTCGCCGCCGCCATGCTTCTTCGCGAGTTTCTTGGCCTGCGTCTGAGCTGCGTCCCGTGCGCCTGCCGCGGAATCCGCCTCGACCGAGAAGTGCGCGAGTTCCGTAGCGCCGGCAGCGCGGCTGACGACAACATGAAACACCTTGTCGAGCCGGAAGCGCGCTTTGCAGCTCTTGCAGTCTACCATCGGGTCGGCGAAGCCGGTGGCGTGGCCGCTGGCCTCCCAGACCTTCGGGTTCATGATGATCGAGCAGTCGACGCCGACCATCTCGACCTCGTGCCCGTCCGGGCCGATCGGCGGGTTGGTGACCATGTCGTGCCACCAGAGGTCCTTGATGTTGCGCTTGAGTTCGACGCCGAGCGGCCCGTAGTCCCAGAAGCCGCCGATGCCGCCGTAAATTTCGCTGGATTGGTAAATGAACCCGCGGCGCTTGCAGAGCGCGGTGAGCTTGTCCATAAACGCGGTGTCGGCGGGCATCGTGTTCCTTTCTGCGGGCGACGCGCTGGCCGTCAGGTGCCGAATCTCAGCCACTCGTAGATCGGCTGTTGGCGACGAATCATAGAGGGGCAGCGCGCGCGTGCAAAGCGCCGCGCGCAACGCCGCGCGGCGGACGGTTGCGGATCTTCGCCGCGCGTACCGCTGCCCAGCGCGGGCTTGAACGCGAGGCCTCGTGGCGAAGGCCGGCCACAATCCACGCGCTCCACACCCTGTGGGTTGTCACGGTTATGGGGCGTTGCCGCTGCCAGCCGCGCAAAACATGCATGAATAATTTATTCCCGGACTTTGGCATCGAGCGCGATTACGTATTGCCCATCTTAACATCAATACGCGACTGACTGTTAATTCTGTCAAACTCCATGAAATAAAGGCTTTGCGCGCGCGACAGAAACCGGACCGAATTAATCCTGTCGCCAAAGTGCTTCGTCCCGCCGGTCGATAAAAAAATCAGTGGGCACGGGTGTGCCCCGGGGTTGGTTGACACACCGGGCCGGGCGAGGCCCGCGGTCGGGAAGTGAAGCCGCGACGGTGTGTCGTGTTCTTGGCGGCGTTCTCAGGAAACGCTGGGCCAGAAAGCGAGCGAAGTCATGAGTCAGGTAACAGGCATCAACTTTGGTGGCGTGCCCCCGGTTCGGCGAGTGTCGGTCGCCACCGAACCGCCGGAGCAGGTCACGCCCGCGGACACGCCAGATGTGTTCGAGATCACGGGCATGACCGTAACCGACGCGCTGGCGACGCTGGACGACCCGCGGATCGCTGAGATTCGGCGACAGATCGAGTCGGGCACATACCTCACGGAACACAAGCTCGAGGTGGTTTACGAGCGGTTGACGGATCTGCTGATCCGCAGCCAGGCTCAACTGCGGCGCGCGAGCGCGTAGCACGCACCGTTGTTTCCAGAGTCCTCCTACGACGCCGGGCCCGGGGGAGTCCGGCGTCGGCCTATTGAAGGAATGCCTTGCGGGGGGCCGGGTTGCCGGTCAGCCGGCGGGCAGGTCGGCGAGGCGCGTCAGTTCCTGCACGCAGAAACGATCCGTCATGCCGGCCACGTAGTCGGCGACGACGCGGTGGAGGCCATGCGCGGCGATTCGCCGGCGGAAGCGTTCGGGGAGTACGGCGGGGTGAGCCACGCAGGCAGCAAAAACGCCGGTGAGAATGCTGCGGGCCTGGGCGTCGGCGTGCTGCAGGCGCGCGCTGCGGTAGACGTGCGTCTGGAGGAACTGGTCGA comes from Phycisphaerae bacterium and encodes:
- a CDS encoding glycine--tRNA ligase — protein: MDKLTALCKRRGFIYQSSEIYGGIGGFWDYGPLGVELKRNIKDLWWHDMVTNPPIGPDGHEVEMVGVDCSIIMNPKVWEASGHATGFADPMVDCKSCKARFRLDKVFHVVVSRAAGATELAHFSVEADSAAGARDAAQTQAKKLAKKHGGGEVVVEAIPFKDVIDAQLATLKCPACDAQGSLTEPRAFNLMFETFVGAVQDASAKAFLRPETAQGIFANFKNVLDTTRVKVPFGIAQVGKSFRNEINPRNYTFRSREFEQMEIEFFCHAADSMQWYEFWRNVRYNWYVNLGLKSEKLRLRDQGPEELAHYSKACADIEYMFPFSEEFQELEGVAHRGCFDLTQHQQHSGKDLTYFDNDAWERDKANFPTDQQKDVKNKEPYRFLPTVIEPSAGADRATLAFLCEAYTEDQAPNDKGQMETRVLMRFHPKLAPTKVAVFPLVNKEGMPEIAEAIYRDVKRHMTAFYDDKGAIGRRYRRQDEVGTPFCVTVDGDTLKDGTVTIRDRDSLAQVRVSKDGVRAWLREKLGH